The genomic stretch TGATGTGGGCTCCGGTGACCTCGAGCTCACGTTGCGGATCGCTCCGGCGGGACAGCGGACCGAACACGGTCTCGAACCACGTCCCACCACCATGGCCGCCCCAGTCGCCGAGAACACCAACGGGTGGGGTGGGCTCGAAGCCGATTCCTCAGACCCCTTCACCTTCGAAACCTTCGTGATTGGGCCTTCCAATCGATTTGCCCACGCTGCGGCGTTGGCCGTGGCGGAAAGACCGGCCCGGAAATACAACCCCTTGTTCATCTATGGCGATGCCGGGTTAGGCAAGACCCACCTTCTGCAGGCCATTGCTCACTACGTGAGAGTGAACTACCCCACCTACCGGGTTCGGTATGTCACCTCGGAAGCATTCCTAAATGAGTTCATTGACGCCGTGCGCAACAAAACCAACGATGGATTCAAGCGACGGTACCGAGACATCGATGTGTTGTTAATTGATGACATCCAGTTCATCGAGGGCAAGCCAGAGACCCAGGAAGAGTTCTTCCACACGTTCAACCATCTACACCAGGCCAACCGGCAGATCATCCTCTCCTCCGACCGGTCGCCTGACGCGATCGGAACTCTCGAAGATCGGCTGCGAAGCAGATTCAAGATGGGGTTGATCACCGACGTTCAGGTACCTGACCTCGAAACCCGCCTGGCCATCCTCCGAAACAAGGCCGAACTCGAAACCACCTCGGTACCGCCCGAGGTTCTCGAGTTCATTGCCACCAACATCACCGACAACATCCGGGTCCTTGAAGGAGCCCTCATACGAGTGGCGGCCTTCGCCAGCCTCACGGCTGAGGAACTTACGGTGGACACCGCCGCCTCTGTTCTGCGAGACCTTCTCACCAGCCGTCAGCCTCAGGCAATCACCCCCCAGGTGATTCTTGAAGCCACCTCAAAAATGTTTGGTATCCCCGTCGAGGAAATCATCGGGAAGAAGCGTCAACGTCCTCTCGTGACGGCACGCCAAGTTGCCATGTACGTCTTCCGTGACATCACCGACCTCAGTTACCCCGCCATCGCCAGGGAGTTTGGGGGCCGCGATCACACCACGGTGATCCACGCCGTCGAAAAGATCACCGCTCAAATGAGTACGCACCAGGCGACCTATGACCAGGTCACCGCCCTCGTGCAGACCATCCGGGCAGAAGCATGAACTGTGGGCCTGGGGAAAACACCGGGGACGAACTGTGGGCCCCCACCAGTCACCCAACTCCTCCTGTGGGCAAGCTGGGTCCTTTAGGCGTAGCGTCCCTAGCCCTGTCGCGTTCCTGTGGGAACCTGGGGAGAACCCTTGGGCAGCGCCACCCCAGTTGACCTGGGAAAATGTTTGGTTATCCCCAATCCACAGCCCCTACTACTACTACTTCTATTTTTCAGCATAAGACCACCGTAGAAAGCGAGCCAAGGCGTGAAGTTCCGATGTGAGCGTGATGTTCTCGTAGAAGCACTCGGAGTTGCCGGCCGTGCGGCCGCTGGGCGCGGTAGTTCCTTGCCCGTGCTTTCTGGAGTACGAGTGGAACTGGTGGGGAATTCGCTGCAGATCACCGGAACAGACCTGGAATTGACGATCTCGGTAGAGGTGGAAGTTTCTGGCAGTGCCGACGGTGTAGTGGTACTTCCTGGCCGACTGGCTTCGGACATTGTGCGAGCGCTGCCTGCTGGCAGCGTGGAAATCGAGGTAGCCAACGACGAAGCCCAGATCACCGCGGGACGGTCCAAGTTCAGCCTGCGGGTGCTTCCGGCCGATGAGTTCCCTCGGATCACTGAAGCCAACGGACAACCAGTGAGCCTGGCCAGCGATGAATTGGCTCTGGCGCTATCGCAGGTGGTTCGTGCCGCGTCCAATGACGACGCCCGTCCGATTCTCACGGGAGTGTTGCTGGCCGCTGAACCCGGAGGTTTACGGTTGGTAGCCACCGACTCCTACCGTCTTGCCATTCGTGATCTCCCCGGTACGAACGTTCTTGAAGAGGGCCAACACGTTCTTATTCCGTCCCGGGCACTACAGGAGTTGGCCCGGGTGCTTTCGGCCGGCGACACCCTGGCGGTAAGTCTGGGTGAACGAGATGTGAGTTTCGAGGTGGGTGGAACCCGCTTGACCTCGGTCTTGATCGAAGGGGAATTCCCGCCCTACGAGCGCTTGATCCCTCAGTCGCAGCCGAACCGACTCACGGTGGGTCGAGAGGTATTCCTCGAAGCGGTACGGCGAGTGAAACTTTTGGCCCGGGAAGCCACTCCAGTGCGATTGGCCATGTCTAGTGAGGGCCTGGAATTGGTTGCCGTCACACAAGACGTAGGCCAGGCCAGCGAAAGCCTCGACGCCAAGTTTGAGGGTACCGAACTCACTGTGGCGTTCAACCCGGACTACTTGCTCCAGGGCATCGAGGTTGCCCCCGGCGATGAAGTAACCATCGAAACCGTGGATGCGCTCAAGCCGGCCATCTTGAGGGTTCCCGAGCACCCCGAGTTCCTGTACCTACTCATGCCGGTGCGGGTGTCCTAGAGCCGTTCAGTTCCTCGAAGAACGGCGATGAAGAAGGGTTGCCATGCGGTTGGATCGGGTGTGGCTGGCGGATGTCCGGTCCTATGTGACCGCGGAAATCGAGTTATCTCCTGGGCTTACGGTGTTGCTCGGGCGCAACGGTGAAGGCAAGACCAATGTCCTGGAAGCCGTTGGTTTCTTAGCCACCTTGGGGTCGTTCCGGGGAGCCCCTACTGAGGCGTTGATTCGACAGGGCGCTAGTAGCGCGGTCATACGGGCCGAAGGGGAGCGGGAAGGCCGGTCGCTGCTAATCGAGACGGAACTGGTGGCCAGCGGTCGTAATCGGGTGCTGGTGAATCGCCAACCACTCAAACGGGCCCGGGATCTCCTGGGGGTGCTGCGAGTCACCGTGTTTGCCCCCGATGACCTCGACCTTGTCAAAGGCGGGCCGGCAGGCCGTCGGCGGTATCTTGATGACGCCTTAGTGGCCTCTCATCCCCGCTACGACGCTCTCCAGAGCGAAGTGGACAAGGTGCTGAAACAGCGCAATGCGCTTCTGAAGGGGGCCCAAGGCCGACTCGATGAGGGGGCGGCGTTCACTCTCGACGTCTGGGATGCGAAATTGGTGGAATCCGGGGGCCGCCTCGCCGAGGCCCGGCAACACCTTCTCCACCGCCTGCGGCCACTGTTGTCACAAACCTATGACGCGGTGGCCAACCGTCCGGCGGCCGTCACCGTGAGGTATGTGGCCGATTGGACTGAGGTGGGGCTGGCCAAGGCTCTGGCCACCAGCCGACGAGATGATGTGAGACGGGGGGTATCCACCATCGGGCCCCATCGCGACGACATCGAGCTACGCATCGGGGGCTTACCTGCCCGTACCCATGCGTCGCAAGGAGAGCAACGCTCTTTGGCCCTAGCGCTGCGCCTGGCGGCTCATCACGTGATCACCGATGTGACCGGCAGTGCGCCGGTACTGCTCTTGGACGATGTCTTTTCCGAACTGGACCCCGATCGAAGCGACGCGCTGCTGGCGAACTTGCCGGCCGGACAGACGCTGCTGACCAGCGCCAGCGGTCTCCCGCCCAAAGCCACACCCGATCGGATCCTGCGCGTCCACGATGGTCAGATCACCCTCGGATGAATTCGGGGGTTGTGGGGCTACCCAAACAACGCGAGCATCAGGCATGGTCGCTCGCCCTCTTCCCGGTCCAGGACCCGGTCCCCAACGGGTGGGGGTGGCCCTTGATGCGGTGATGCGAGGCCTGGGCGCGCCGGAGGCCAGCGGTGTGCATCTGGTCTTCGACCGTTGGTCGACGGTGGTGGGAGAGGCTCTGGCGGCCCACACCCGTCCGCTCAAAATCGAAGGAAAACGTTTGGTGTTGGCGGTGGACGAGCCGGCGATTGCCACGCACGTGAAGTTCCTCCAAGCGGAGTTGTTGGAGCGGTTGAGTGAGCTTCTCGGCCCGGATCGGGTGACCGCCATCGACCTCCGGGTTGGTCCCAAGCGGTAGTCCCAAAGGTGTGGTCACTTTCGGCTGGTAATGACCTGATTTTACCCCTCAACCTGGTATGCTGACGGCGTTGTGATTCGGGCGTCTGACCAGGGTTTTTACTTCGATTTCCCTGGCGTTTTCCCCCTACGCAGCCCGGATG from Acidimicrobiia bacterium encodes the following:
- a CDS encoding DNA replication/repair protein RecF, which encodes MRLDRVWLADVRSYVTAEIELSPGLTVLLGRNGEGKTNVLEAVGFLATLGSFRGAPTEALIRQGASSAVIRAEGEREGRSLLIETELVASGRNRVLVNRQPLKRARDLLGVLRVTVFAPDDLDLVKGGPAGRRRYLDDALVASHPRYDALQSEVDKVLKQRNALLKGAQGRLDEGAAFTLDVWDAKLVESGGRLAEARQHLLHRLRPLLSQTYDAVANRPAAVTVRYVADWTEVGLAKALATSRRDDVRRGVSTIGPHRDDIELRIGGLPARTHASQGEQRSLALALRLAAHHVITDVTGSAPVLLLDDVFSELDPDRSDALLANLPAGQTLLTSASGLPPKATPDRILRVHDGQITLG
- a CDS encoding DUF721 domain-containing protein yields the protein MVRSPSDEFGGCGATQTTRASGMVARPLPGPGPGPQRVGVALDAVMRGLGAPEASGVHLVFDRWSTVVGEALAAHTRPLKIEGKRLVLAVDEPAIATHVKFLQAELLERLSELLGPDRVTAIDLRVGPKR
- the dnaA gene encoding chromosomal replication initiator protein DnaA; the encoded protein is MSTRPKAPLRVNEAQRLWDECAEILRAQVSEPVWLTTFRETRAESLEGGVLILEVPSFLAKERIEGRYLSMVRDALADVGSGDLELTLRIAPAGQRTEHGLEPRPTTMAAPVAENTNGWGGLEADSSDPFTFETFVIGPSNRFAHAAALAVAERPARKYNPLFIYGDAGLGKTHLLQAIAHYVRVNYPTYRVRYVTSEAFLNEFIDAVRNKTNDGFKRRYRDIDVLLIDDIQFIEGKPETQEEFFHTFNHLHQANRQIILSSDRSPDAIGTLEDRLRSRFKMGLITDVQVPDLETRLAILRNKAELETTSVPPEVLEFIATNITDNIRVLEGALIRVAAFASLTAEELTVDTAASVLRDLLTSRQPQAITPQVILEATSKMFGIPVEEIIGKKRQRPLVTARQVAMYVFRDITDLSYPAIAREFGGRDHTTVIHAVEKITAQMSTHQATYDQVTALVQTIRAEA
- the dnaN gene encoding DNA polymerase III subunit beta, yielding MKFRCERDVLVEALGVAGRAAAGRGSSLPVLSGVRVELVGNSLQITGTDLELTISVEVEVSGSADGVVVLPGRLASDIVRALPAGSVEIEVANDEAQITAGRSKFSLRVLPADEFPRITEANGQPVSLASDELALALSQVVRAASNDDARPILTGVLLAAEPGGLRLVATDSYRLAIRDLPGTNVLEEGQHVLIPSRALQELARVLSAGDTLAVSLGERDVSFEVGGTRLTSVLIEGEFPPYERLIPQSQPNRLTVGREVFLEAVRRVKLLAREATPVRLAMSSEGLELVAVTQDVGQASESLDAKFEGTELTVAFNPDYLLQGIEVAPGDEVTIETVDALKPAILRVPEHPEFLYLLMPVRVS